A region from the Pithys albifrons albifrons isolate INPA30051 unplaced genomic scaffold, PitAlb_v1 scaffold_46, whole genome shotgun sequence genome encodes:
- the LOC139685240 gene encoding uncharacterized protein: protein MAGPAEPSRAAAPSAATRGTPRRVLECAAVPGRVRQAASARERGRPSAGIEPALRQRERGRYSARAEYRAPSLLRTRGVRNFVATAHARSTARFVATAHARSTQRRRYCAGAEYEALSPVLPLLLDATSRVRSWRCFPAPAAAGAAGARGEHPAAGAAAPEAFLERGAGTIARSAAAKIPGVLGGFLKLIALKASDPQGFDLLNSIMEHMPPESVDWYRKQVFILLFQRLPSSKPTKLIKKNDDS from the exons ATGGCGGGaccagcagagccctccagggctgctgcccccTCCGCGGCGACACGCGGGACACCACGCAGGGTGCTGGAGTGCGCTGCAGTTCCCGgccgtgtccgccaggcggcgTCGGCGAGGGAGAGGGGGCGGCCGAGCGCGGGAATCGAACCGGCGCTTCGGCAGAGGGAGCGCGGTCGCTACTccgcacgcgcggagtacagagcgccgtcgctactgcgcacgcgcggagtacggaacttCGTCGcaactgcgcacgcgcggagtacag cgcgcttcgtcgctactgcgcacgcgcggagtacccagcgccgtcgctactgcgcagGCGCGGAGTACGAAGCGCTGTCgccagtgctgcctctcctgctcgatgccacatcccgtgtgcgttcatggcgctgttttcccgcacctgccgcagccggtgccgcgggagcgcgcggggaacatcccgccgccggtgcggctgctccagaggcgttcctggagcgcggcgccggcaccatcgcccgcagcgccgccgccaagatc cctggagtgttggggggattcctgaagctgattgccttgaaagccagtgatccccaaggctttgacctgctaaacagcatcatggagcatatgccccc tgaatcagttgactggtacaggaaacaggtcttcattctgctattccaaagacttccaagttccaaaccaacaaaacttatcaaaa aaaatgatgattcctga